Genomic segment of Niallia taxi:
CAAATACACCATTTTTGGTTTCATCACTTTATCATTTAACAACTCTTGATAACGCTCGAATATCAGCTGCTCTTTTTGTAAATAGTAAAAATCCCACAGTGCCTGCTCCACGGTATACTGATTTTGTATTAAAAACTTTACGTTAAAAAGTGTCTCAAACAACTGTTGTTGCTGTACAAGTAAATGCGGGTTAAGTTGGCGAAAAAATCCCTTCTCCATCCCAAATCGGTAAAATGCAATTGTCTGCTTATTTCGTTCTTCCGTTGCACGTGCTAAACGACTATGCATTTCTGGATACATATCCTTTAACTGTTGCAGAAATGAATCTGGTACAAGTAGTGCAAGTGAAGTCGATTGCTCAAACACGAGCTGGAAGTACGTCATCAGCGTTTCTTCTGTTACATCGTTTAATTGATTTGCTTCAATATACTGAATTAATCCATTCGTGAAATGTTCAAAAATATCTTCTTTATTTGCAAAATATTTATATAAAGTTGCACGACTAATGCCCATTAACTTTGCCATATCTTCCATATTCATACTAGCAAATTGCTGTTCACGAATGTTGCCAAGTACCTTCAGGATAAGTTTTTCTTGCTGTTGTTGCTTTTTTCGTTCATCCATATGAAACAGCCTCCCCATTGCCTTTATTATAGCAGAAACAAAAAATACATTAAACAAAGTAGACAATAAACACTTTATTTGTCTACTTTGTTATGTTATGATGATTTCACAAACGACAAAGGAGTTGTTCTTAGATGGAAAAACGTAAATTAGGCAATTCAGATATTGAAATTTCACCAATTGGTCTTGGCATGATGGGAATGTCACCGGGGGTATATGGAACAATTGATGACAACGAATCAATTAAAACAATCCACCGTTCATTAGAACTTGGCATTAACTTATTAGACACAGCTGACACTTACGGAAATGGTCATAATGAGGAATTACTTGGTAAAGCGTTACAAGGTGGTAAACGTGAGCAAGCAATCGTTGCTACAAAATTCACATTCGGTCCGAACTGGCAATTTATTGGTGGGCATCCAGACTACGTGAAAAAAGCGATTGATGATTCATTACGTCGTTTAAACATTGATTACATCGACATTTACTATCAACACCGTGTAGACCCAAATGTGCCGATTGAAGAAACTGTTGGCGCGATGGCGGAACTTGTACAAGCGGGTAAAGTGCGAACATTGGGTCTTTCTGAAGCGAATGCAGAACAAATTCGTCGAGCTAACAGTGTCCACCCAATCGCAGCACTGCAAACAGAATATTCACTATGGAGTCGTGACATTGAAGAAGAAATTTTACCGACAACACGTGAATTAGGCATTACGCACGTGGCATACAGTCCATTAAGCCGTGGCTTCATTTCTGGCGAATTAAAATCATTTGAGGATCTAGCCGCTGATGATATGCGACGTAGACTACCTCGCTTCCAACCTGAAAACTTCCAAGCTAATGTAGATGTTGTTACAAAACTAGAAGAAATGGCAGTTGCAAAAGGGGTTTCAGTTGCTCAAATGGCAGTTGCTTGGACAATGGCAAACGGTGCTGTACCAATTCCAGGAACAAAACGAGTGAAATATTTAGAGGAAAATGTAAAAGCAGCTGATATAAAACTAACAAATGAGGAATTAGCAGCACTTGATGCTATTAGCCCCAATGTTGCCGGGACACGTTATTAAATAATAATCAGTTCACCAATTATAAAAATATTAAATAAACCCAACCTTTTATTTAACAAAGGGCTGGGTTTATTTTGTTTGTATTCCTTGAATAGAATTAATGAGATGTTCAACAATCGGGCGTAATTCTTTAATAAGGGATTGTGCCTATTTGAATGGATAATAAAATAAAGGAATTAAGTTTATAATGTCTAAATAAGATTGTGAAGAATTGTAATTAAACTAACGGGTTTCTTTCCTTATATAAAAGGGAAGTCTTTTTCTTATGTCACTATAAGGGCAGCATTCCTGTAATAAAGGAAAGTTTGTGAAACAACGTACTTAAACAATCGGGGGCGTTTGTTTCATAAGAGCTTCCTAAGTGGTACATATTATGTTACATCTGATACTACCTTTTTAATAAGGCTCCATGTCATTAGCTTTATAATTGCGAATTAAAAAAGTTTGTGAAATACTAGTAGTGTCCTATTTGGAGAACTGATTTTTAGGAGGTACATAATTATGAACAAAACAGAACTTATTAATGCAGTAGCTGAAAGCTCTGAACTATAAAAAAAGACTCATCTAGAGTAGTTGACTCTGTAATGGAAACAATCACAACATCATTGGAAAATGGTGAAAAAGTAGAAATATTAGGATTTGGTGCTTTCTCTGTTAGCGAACGTGCAGCTAGAAAGGGCCGTAACCCGCAAACTGGTGAAGAAATAGAAATTGCAGCAAGTAAAGCACCAACTTTTAAAGC
This window contains:
- a CDS encoding TetR/AcrR family transcriptional regulator, encoding MDERKKQQQQEKLILKVLGNIREQQFASMNMEDMAKLMGISRATLYKYFANKEDIFEHFTNGLIQYIEANQLNDVTEETLMTYFQLVFEQSTSLALLVPDSFLQQLKDMYPEMHSRLARATEERNKQTIAFYRFGMEKGFFRQLNPHLLVQQQQLFETLFNVKFLIQNQYTVEQALWDFYYLQKEQLIFERYQELLNDKVMKPKMVYLANKVANLIF
- a CDS encoding aldo/keto reductase, coding for MEKRKLGNSDIEISPIGLGMMGMSPGVYGTIDDNESIKTIHRSLELGINLLDTADTYGNGHNEELLGKALQGGKREQAIVATKFTFGPNWQFIGGHPDYVKKAIDDSLRRLNIDYIDIYYQHRVDPNVPIEETVGAMAELVQAGKVRTLGLSEANAEQIRRANSVHPIAALQTEYSLWSRDIEEEILPTTRELGITHVAYSPLSRGFISGELKSFEDLAADDMRRRLPRFQPENFQANVDVVTKLEEMAVAKGVSVAQMAVAWTMANGAVPIPGTKRVKYLEENVKAADIKLTNEELAALDAISPNVAGTRY